The Sulfurospirillum sp. UCH001 genome segment GTCCGATAAATTTAAGTTCATAATGCAAATGAGGACCTGTGGACATACCACTATTGCCAGAATAAGCAATGAGGTCACCTTTTCTAACAAATTGTCCCTCTTTCACAACAGGTTTATTGAGTAAGTGCGCATAGTAACTCTCAAAACCATAGTTATGATCTAACGAAACCACATTTCCATAGCCACTATTTTGATTATACTGAGTAAACTTGACAACGCCATCTGCTGGTGCTAAAACCGGTGTTCCAATAGGTGCACGTAAATCTGTGCCTGCATGAAATTCTTTACGTTTTAAAATCGGGTTTTCTCTCCAACCAAAACGCGATGAAAATTCACTATACGCCATCACATCACCACTTGGGATATTATCAAAAAACGTCTTTTGTTGCAGAGCAGCGATATCGATCTCTTCAAGTCTGGTGTCCAGATTCTCATCTTCATTCACACGTAGACCAATAAGCTCTTCAACATTACTTATTTTATCACGAATATTCTCATACTCTTGAGCTTTCTCAGAAATTTTTGCTTGAAGTTCTTCATTTTGTACAATCAACTCATTTCGTTCAGCAACAGCTCTCTCTTTTTTCGCTTCTAAAGAAGAGACCTCTTTCATTAAAAATAAAATAACAAAACTACCAATAAGAATAGATAAGGCAACAAACAACGTAAAATAAAGCAAAAACTTCTTAATAATCTGATGCAATAAAAAATGTCTTGAACCATGCACATCGGAGATCGTGACGGTAAATTTATTTTTCACGTATACCCTTTAAAAATGCTTCGATGACAGAAAAAGAGCCAAATACTAAATACTCTTTATCATTTTTAATAGATGAAAAAGAAGAGATGGGAAGCTCTAAAGAATGTGCAACCGTGTACAAGTCGGCCTGATTAGCAGCTCGTGGACTCTCAATTTCAATCACTAAAATCTCTTCAATAATCGGTTTTAAAATACTCAAGATTGTTTTAAAATCTTTATCTTTGTAACTATTATAGACCAACATAACCTTTTTTTTGCCTAAACTCTTCACCAAGGCTTCTGCAGCCATGACATTATGGCCTACATCAATTGTCACATTAGAAAATATTTTTTGAAAACGCCCTTGTAAAACAGTAGGTAAAAAGGTTTTTAGATCAATATCATACCCAAGTACTTTTAATGCACAAAGGGCTGTTTTAAAATTTTCTTGCAAATAGCCTGCCAATTCATGTTTTTCGCCATATGCACGTAATGTTTGACTCATCGCCTCATCAAAAAAAGTTTCAACGCTATAAAGCTTGCTGTGAAGCCTTTTGGTTTGTTGTAAAGCGATAGGATAAACCTTTGCATCATACTGTTTTGCTAAAATGAGATCATGTGTGACACTATTTATTTTTGTTTGAGCAATCTCTTCAATACTTTCACCTAAAAACGCTTGATGATCTAATCCAATAGGAGTTATCACAGAGAGACATTTTGGGAAAACATTCGTAGCATCAAATTCTCCACCAAGCCCTGCTTCAAGAACAACATAATCACATTTTTGAGAAAAAATAACCATAGCTAAAAGCGTTGTGTATTCAAAATAAGAGAGCGATTCTGCCATTAAAGGCTCAAGCCAAGCGAGTAAAGTTTCGTGTGTTTGCTCTAATATTTTATCATCTACATTTGCATCATCCAGCCAGATACGCTCATTAAAGTGAAGGATGTGAGGAGATGTGTAGTGCCCAACATGTAGTCCATTGGCACGTAACATGTTCGCTAAAAAACGTCCTGTAGTACCTTTTCCATTTGTACCAACAACGTGAATGATTTTTGGAAGTTGAAAATGTGTTGCTATACTGTGATATGCTTTTGGCATACGTGCATAATCAATCTCATCATAAAAAAGCGGTTTTGTCTCTAAAAAAGCTTGCAGTTGCATTACAACACTGGCATCACTTGATTACGTCCTGCTTCTTTCGCTTTGTATAAGAAGCTATCTGCAGAACTGAGTGTTTCATCTTTTGTTTTATGTTGTGATCGTTGAGAAACACCACAACTTACCGTTACATTAATGCGTTCATTTTTATAAAGGAATTTAAATTGCTCAACAATGGAGCGAATTTTATCAGCAAAATGAATGGCGTGTGCAAGATCTGTACTTGGTAATATAACCAAAAATTCTTCACCACCATAACGTCCTACAAAATCGACTTGGCGTACATATTTGCGTAAAATCTTTCCAACGGTAGAAAGAATGACATCGCCTGCTTCGTGCCCATAAGTATCATTAACCATTTTAAAGTGATCGATGTCAATAAAGCAGAGTGTGTAATCAATTTTATAACGCATGAAAGCGTCTTCAACACGTCCAAGTTCGTTTGCAAGCGCACGTTTTGTTGCAACATGCGTTAAATAATCCTCTTTCACTTCTTGTTTTG includes the following:
- a CDS encoding peptidoglycan DD-metalloendopeptidase family protein, which translates into the protein MKNKFTVTISDVHGSRHFLLHQIIKKFLLYFTLFVALSILIGSFVILFLMKEVSSLEAKKERAVAERNELIVQNEELQAKISEKAQEYENIRDKISNVEELIGLRVNEDENLDTRLEEIDIAALQQKTFFDNIPSGDVMAYSEFSSRFGWRENPILKRKEFHAGTDLRAPIGTPVLAPADGVVKFTQYNQNSGYGNVVSLDHNYGFESYYAHLLNKPVVKEGQFVRKGDLIAYSGNSGMSTGPHLHYELKFIGRLLDPEPFLRWKGSNFKEIFQKEKRVTWESLIKLINTQQQQYPLLRQQ
- a CDS encoding folylpolyglutamate synthase/dihydrofolate synthase family protein produces the protein MQLQAFLETKPLFYDEIDYARMPKAYHSIATHFQLPKIIHVVGTNGKGTTGRFLANMLRANGLHVGHYTSPHILHFNERIWLDDANVDDKILEQTHETLLAWLEPLMAESLSYFEYTTLLAMVIFSQKCDYVVLEAGLGGEFDATNVFPKCLSVITPIGLDHQAFLGESIEEIAQTKINSVTHDLILAKQYDAKVYPIALQQTKRLHSKLYSVETFFDEAMSQTLRAYGEKHELAGYLQENFKTALCALKVLGYDIDLKTFLPTVLQGRFQKIFSNVTIDVGHNVMAAEALVKSLGKKKVMLVYNSYKDKDFKTILSILKPIIEEILVIEIESPRAANQADLYTVAHSLELPISSFSSIKNDKEYLVFGSFSVIEAFLKGIREK